One Calditrichia bacterium DNA window includes the following coding sequences:
- the rsxA gene encoding electron transport complex subunit RsxA, whose translation MEAKLILILIGAVLTNNFVLSYFLGICPFLGVSNRLNSAVGMGLATTFVMTVTAAVTWIVYHKVLHPYGVEYLEYVSFVMVIAAQVQIVEMFLHKFVKSLYRSLGIFLPLITTNCAILGLALFMVLREYSFIEAVVFGLGAGIGFTLALVIMAGLREELEFADVPEPFKGGPITLIIAGILALAFMGFGGMIAQ comes from the coding sequence ATGGAAGCAAAACTGATCTTGATTTTGATCGGAGCAGTTCTGACAAACAACTTTGTACTTTCTTATTTTTTGGGAATCTGCCCCTTCCTTGGCGTTTCCAATCGATTGAATTCAGCGGTGGGGATGGGATTAGCCACCACCTTTGTGATGACCGTTACCGCCGCAGTCACCTGGATCGTTTATCACAAAGTTTTACATCCTTACGGTGTGGAATACCTGGAATATGTTTCCTTTGTAATGGTAATTGCTGCCCAGGTGCAAATTGTGGAAATGTTCTTGCATAAATTTGTGAAATCCCTTTACCGCTCTCTGGGGATATTTCTTCCTTTAATTACCACAAATTGTGCCATTCTGGGTCTTGCCCTGTTTATGGTATTGAGAGAATACAGTTTTATAGAGGCGGTTGTATTTGGATTGGGCGCCGGGATCGGTTTTACCTTAGCCTTGGTCATTATGGCTGGTCTTCGAGAAGAACTGGAGTTTGCTGATGTACCGGAACCGTTCAAAGGCGGCCCCATTACCCTGATTATTGCTGGCATTTTGGCGCTAGCGTTTATGGGGTTCGGTGGAATGATTGCTCAGTAA
- a CDS encoding electron transport complex subunit E, with protein sequence MIEHSIKPKVSGKFTVFYRGLWRENPVLRQLLGMCPTLAVTNSAINGLSMGLATAFTVVASGIVISTFRRAFSRETRIVSFTLIIATFVTIADLLLAAQFPEISKNLGPYVPLIVVNCLILGRQEAFTSKNPVGLSLLDTLGAGLGFTWVLVVLGSIREFLGSGSIFEYQLLGSWFEPWVIMVLPAGAFITLGFLIALANYISQTRAEAHCK encoded by the coding sequence ATGATCGAGCATAGTATCAAACCAAAAGTTTCCGGAAAATTCACCGTTTTTTATCGAGGCCTTTGGAGGGAAAACCCGGTGTTGCGACAGCTTTTGGGCATGTGCCCCACTCTGGCGGTTACCAATTCTGCCATCAATGGACTTTCCATGGGGTTAGCGACGGCTTTTACAGTGGTCGCATCTGGTATAGTAATCTCAACTTTTCGAAGAGCGTTCTCACGCGAAACCCGGATTGTGAGCTTTACGCTCATCATTGCCACTTTTGTGACGATCGCCGATCTTTTACTGGCAGCGCAATTCCCCGAAATCAGTAAAAATCTCGGCCCTTACGTCCCGTTGATCGTGGTGAATTGTTTAATCCTGGGCCGGCAAGAAGCGTTTACCTCCAAAAATCCGGTAGGGCTGTCATTGTTGGATACACTGGGCGCTGGTTTGGGATTCACCTGGGTACTGGTAGTACTGGGGAGTATTCGGGAGTTTCTGGGCTCTGGTTCGATATTTGAATATCAATTACTGGGTTCCTGGTTTGAACCCTGGGTGATTATGGTTTTGCCCGCTGGTGCTTTTATTACGCTCGGCTTTTTAATTGCTCTGGCCAATTATATTTCTCAAACCCGTGCAGAAGCACACTGCAAGTGA
- a CDS encoding FMN-binding protein, which yields MMKDQVKTSLFLITIGVISAISITYMAQYAYPIIEKNREAALRQAILTVLPGANRYETLDEKNNIYRGLNENNEIAGYAFVGKGGGYQGIIQIIIGVSRDWQRLTTIAILENVETPGLGAEIASKEFRSQFANLPAEIPIEYILNKLPEKPNQIQAITGATISTRAVVNIINNTIKEVKSKIRQATP from the coding sequence ATGATGAAAGATCAGGTCAAAACAAGTTTGTTTTTGATAACGATCGGGGTGATTTCTGCAATATCGATTACTTACATGGCTCAGTACGCCTACCCCATTATCGAAAAAAATCGTGAAGCAGCGCTCCGCCAGGCCATTCTGACCGTTTTGCCGGGCGCAAATCGCTATGAAACCCTTGACGAAAAAAACAACATTTACCGGGGCTTGAACGAAAATAATGAGATTGCTGGGTACGCTTTTGTTGGAAAAGGCGGTGGCTACCAGGGTATCATCCAGATAATCATCGGGGTCTCACGGGACTGGCAAAGGTTAACCACAATTGCCATCCTGGAAAACGTGGAAACCCCGGGGCTGGGAGCGGAAATTGCCTCCAAAGAATTCCGCAGCCAATTCGCAAATTTACCGGCAGAGATCCCAATAGAATACATTCTGAACAAACTGCCGGAAAAGCCGAACCAAATTCAGGCTATTACCGGCGCAACCATTTCAACACGCGCTGTGGTGAACATCATTAACAACACCATAAAAGAAGTAAAATCAAAAATCAGACAGGCAACGCCATGA
- a CDS encoding RnfABCDGE type electron transport complex subunit D translates to MAERTLTLTTSPHLHSGESVPKIMRQVIWALIPVIGAAVYFFGLRALLLLVVCSGASLLAEHICQKLRRRATTVGDGSALITGILLALILPPAIPLWTAALGAVVAIVMGKIIFGGLGHNKFNPALVGRAFLQAAFPVLMTTWSLPGQKFLSLQIDAVSQATPLAAMKFQHQLSEYSNLFWGNISGSLGETSVFAILLGGLYLVVKKIADWRIIAGIFGSSIVFSSVLWQLNPAQYVDPMFHLFSGGFMLGTFFMATDMIASPTTPRGRWIYGLGIGSLIILIRTFSGLPEGVMYAILLMNAISPLIERYTQPLKYGHVKPN, encoded by the coding sequence ATGGCTGAAAGAACGTTAACCCTAACCACATCACCACATCTCCACTCCGGCGAGAGTGTTCCCAAAATCATGCGCCAGGTTATTTGGGCGCTCATTCCGGTCATCGGCGCTGCTGTATATTTTTTCGGATTGCGAGCGCTGTTGCTTTTAGTGGTTTGTTCCGGTGCCTCTTTGCTTGCCGAACATATTTGTCAGAAATTGCGCAGACGAGCAACAACTGTTGGGGATGGCAGTGCCCTGATTACTGGCATTTTACTGGCATTGATCCTGCCGCCGGCAATACCTTTATGGACAGCCGCGCTGGGTGCTGTGGTTGCCATTGTTATGGGAAAAATAATCTTTGGTGGATTGGGACACAATAAGTTTAATCCTGCCCTGGTTGGCAGAGCATTTCTGCAGGCGGCATTTCCGGTGTTGATGACCACCTGGTCTCTTCCCGGGCAAAAATTTCTGTCTTTACAAATAGACGCCGTTTCTCAGGCAACTCCCTTAGCTGCCATGAAATTTCAACATCAACTCAGCGAATATTCAAATTTGTTTTGGGGCAACATCAGCGGTTCCCTGGGGGAGACATCCGTATTTGCTATTCTCCTCGGTGGTTTGTATTTGGTAGTTAAAAAAATTGCCGACTGGCGGATTATCGCCGGCATCTTTGGTAGTTCTATTGTATTTAGCAGCGTTCTATGGCAATTAAATCCCGCTCAATATGTCGATCCCATGTTTCATTTATTTTCAGGTGGTTTTATGTTGGGGACTTTTTTTATGGCCACTGATATGATTGCTTCCCCAACGACGCCCCGTGGAAGATGGATATACGGTCTCGGCATTGGATCGCTTATCATATTGATCCGTACTTTTAGCGGCTTGCCGGAAGGGGTAATGTATGCCATTTTGTTGATGAACGCCATATCCCCGCTCATTGAACGCTACACCCAACCACTCAAGTATGGCCATGTGAAACCAAATTAA
- a CDS encoding MerR family DNA-binding protein produces MKPLTVGQLAKRAGVNVETIRYYERIRMMPKPERKPSGYRMYSEEDFTQLAFIRHAKVLGFTLNEIKELLELRVDAKSNCEEVRAQTEAKIHDIDQKIVYLQRIREVLTKLADACHHRKDTGECPILDAIESEVF; encoded by the coding sequence ATGAAGCCTTTGACAGTGGGACAACTGGCCAAACGCGCCGGTGTAAATGTGGAAACGATCCGTTATTACGAACGCATTAGGATGATGCCCAAGCCGGAACGCAAGCCTTCCGGCTACCGGATGTACTCGGAAGAAGATTTTACCCAGCTGGCGTTCATCCGTCACGCCAAGGTGCTGGGGTTTACACTCAATGAAATCAAAGAATTGTTGGAGTTACGCGTGGATGCCAAAAGTAATTGCGAGGAAGTGCGGGCCCAAACGGAGGCAAAAATCCACGATATCGATCAGAAGATTGTCTATTTGCAACGCATCCGCGAGGTGCTGACAAAGCTCGCGGATGCCTGTCATCATCGCAAAGATACCGGTGAGTGCCCGATTTTGGATGCGATTGAAAGCGAAGTGTTTTAA
- a CDS encoding DUF2703 domain-containing protein, producing the protein MKKIEFLYFENCPSYIATLENLKTVLEEENIDVDLELVNVDSPEKAFEVGFFGSPSIRIDGVDLEGRNGKPSFSCRIYSIDDIITGIPTKRFIREQLFFKII; encoded by the coding sequence GTGAAAAAAATCGAGTTTCTCTATTTCGAGAATTGCCCCTCTTATATAGCAACACTGGAGAATTTAAAAACTGTCTTGGAAGAAGAAAATATCGATGTGGATTTGGAATTGGTCAATGTTGATTCGCCGGAGAAAGCGTTTGAAGTGGGCTTTTTCGGCTCTCCATCGATCCGGATTGATGGTGTCGATTTGGAAGGGCGCAACGGTAAGCCCAGTTTTTCTTGCCGTATTTATTCTATCGACGACATTATAACAGGCATACCGACGAAACGGTTTATCAGGGAACAGCTTTTTTTCAAAATCATCTAA
- a CDS encoding TolC family protein yields the protein MIWKHLHLYGLILLFLISGCAAHRTNARLPEPRPLTADYNRYLPPSPQETADTASYLQENPAGVITLRQALSLALLQNPALASFSYEIRAAEARALQASLYPNPELGIELGNFAGSGAFSGSGELETTLSLGQSILLGGKRGKAVRAAALESDLAAWGYESARLDVFTEVRRAFVEVLSDQQRVKLNEELAQLAEQLLQTISERVKAGKVSPAELSRARVRLSTQQMELERARRELDAARTRLVAVWGSRNAGFMRAAGLLDTLYSIPPQEKLTPLLLQNPDLARFATELEQRQAVVALEDALRIPDPTISGGVRRLNGSDDNAVVAGISIPLPFSNRNQGARQEARVRLLQTLREKQAVEVQLNAALSQAYSSLQNVFNEATTLRDQILPEAQKAFDTINNGYLQGRFNFLDVLDAQRTLFEARGQYLRALADFHTVTAEIERLIAQEINTIK from the coding sequence ATGATTTGGAAACATCTCCATCTATATGGACTGATCTTACTATTTTTGATTTCCGGGTGCGCGGCCCATCGAACCAACGCCCGGCTGCCGGAGCCGCGGCCGCTGACAGCGGATTATAATCGATATCTTCCCCCATCGCCGCAGGAGACAGCCGATACCGCTTCCTATTTGCAGGAAAACCCGGCGGGCGTTATTACCCTGCGGCAGGCGCTTTCACTGGCGCTTTTGCAAAACCCGGCGCTGGCGTCTTTTTCTTATGAAATTCGCGCAGCAGAGGCACGGGCGCTGCAAGCCAGTCTTTACCCAAATCCGGAACTGGGAATTGAACTGGGAAATTTTGCCGGCAGCGGGGCATTCAGCGGAAGCGGTGAATTGGAAACCACCCTGTCTTTAGGGCAATCAATTTTATTAGGCGGCAAACGGGGTAAGGCAGTGCGGGCCGCAGCCCTGGAAAGCGACCTGGCTGCCTGGGGTTACGAAAGCGCCCGGTTGGATGTATTTACGGAAGTGCGCCGGGCATTTGTTGAAGTTCTTTCTGACCAACAGCGCGTGAAGCTGAATGAAGAACTGGCGCAGTTGGCCGAACAACTCCTGCAAACCATCAGCGAACGAGTGAAGGCTGGAAAAGTATCCCCCGCTGAGTTGTCGCGGGCGCGGGTGCGCTTATCCACACAGCAGATGGAACTGGAGCGCGCCCGCCGGGAATTAGACGCTGCACGGACACGGCTGGTCGCAGTCTGGGGAAGCCGAAACGCTGGATTCATGCGGGCTGCAGGTTTATTGGATACACTCTATTCCATCCCGCCGCAGGAAAAACTAACACCACTGCTCCTGCAAAATCCCGATTTAGCCCGATTTGCCACGGAACTGGAACAGCGCCAGGCGGTCGTCGCTTTGGAAGACGCCCTGCGCATTCCCGATCCAACTATCAGCGGTGGGGTACGGCGCTTAAACGGAAGCGATGATAACGCCGTTGTTGCCGGGATATCCATTCCCCTGCCTTTTTCCAACCGCAATCAGGGCGCCCGGCAGGAAGCGCGAGTTCGTTTATTGCAGACCTTGCGGGAAAAACAGGCCGTAGAAGTGCAGCTTAACGCAGCGCTATCGCAGGCCTACAGCAGTCTGCAAAATGTGTTTAACGAAGCGACAACCCTGCGCGATCAAATTTTACCGGAAGCGCAAAAGGCGTTTGACACCATCAACAATGGTTATTTGCAAGGGCGATTTAATTTTCTGGATGTGCTGGACGCCCAGCGCACCCTCTTTGAAGCCCGCGGCCAATACCTGCGCGCCCTGGCAGATTTTCATACTGTCACGGCAGAAATCGAACGTTTAATCGCTCAAGAAATCAACACTATAAAATAA
- a CDS encoding efflux RND transporter periplasmic adaptor subunit, producing the protein MNGSNKLIIALTLILGVVVGMIVQEFVFSANDSHSPGSVESGEEHSGHNEAGGDAENDEENGHGEEIARLSNEELQEFGIELATAGEGQIQLHIDLTGEIKIDPDRLAHITPRFSGIVKTVHKKIGDKVKKGEVLAVIESNESLAPYEVTSLIDGTVIEMHLTKGEVISDASHDIVVADLSYVWADLNVYQKDLPFIGTGQMAVISGGVKMPDAQGKISYISPVVDEATRTAIARVVVPNHNGHWRPGLFVNGRIVTESVTASTVVPKTALETYEDQTVIFVKTADGFKPQPVTIGRSNLANVEILSGLKPGVMYVAKGGFTLKAELQKESFGGGHGH; encoded by the coding sequence ATGAATGGAAGTAATAAATTAATCATCGCTCTTACGCTGATCCTGGGGGTGGTTGTGGGGATGATTGTGCAGGAGTTTGTTTTTTCGGCAAATGACAGCCATTCGCCAGGCAGTGTGGAAAGCGGTGAGGAGCATAGCGGACATAATGAAGCCGGCGGAGATGCGGAAAACGACGAGGAAAACGGGCATGGCGAAGAAATTGCACGCCTGAGTAATGAAGAACTGCAGGAATTTGGGATCGAACTGGCCACCGCCGGGGAAGGCCAAATTCAATTGCATATCGACTTGACCGGTGAAATCAAAATCGATCCCGACCGGCTGGCGCACATTACCCCGCGCTTTTCCGGTATCGTTAAAACGGTGCATAAAAAGATTGGTGATAAAGTCAAAAAAGGTGAAGTGTTGGCTGTTATCGAAAGCAACGAAAGCCTGGCGCCTTATGAAGTTACTTCGCTTATTGACGGCACGGTGATCGAAATGCACCTTACCAAAGGCGAAGTGATTAGCGATGCCAGCCATGACATTGTGGTTGCTGACCTCAGCTATGTGTGGGCGGATTTAAACGTATATCAAAAAGACCTGCCGTTTATCGGAACCGGCCAAATGGCGGTCATCTCCGGGGGTGTGAAAATGCCGGATGCGCAGGGCAAAATTTCCTACATCAGCCCGGTAGTGGATGAGGCAACTCGTACAGCCATTGCCCGGGTGGTAGTGCCCAACCACAATGGTCACTGGCGTCCCGGTTTGTTCGTTAACGGGCGGATAGTGACTGAATCGGTAACCGCATCCACGGTAGTGCCGAAAACCGCATTGGAAACCTATGAAGACCAGACTGTGATTTTCGTGAAAACCGCGGACGGTTTTAAACCACAGCCGGTGACTATTGGGCGCAGCAACCTTGCCAATGTGGAGATTCTGTCCGGGTTGAAACCGGGAGTGATGTATGTTGCCAAAGGTGGGTTCACGCTGAAAGCTGAACTGCAAAAGGAATCCTTCGGCGGCGGCCACGGGCATTAA